The Meiothermus sp. CFH 77666 DNA window AGTTCTTCCGCGACCAGCGCCGGGGCCTGGTGCTGGTCACTGGGCCTATAGGCGCTGGAAAATCTACTACTCTGGCCCGCCTGGTAGACGAGATCAACACCCACCACACCCGCATCATCGTCACCGTCGAAGACCCCATCGAATACCTGCACCGCCCCAAGCGTTCGGCAGTGATCCAGCGCGAAATTGGCTCCGATGCGGTTTCCTACGAAAAGGCCCTGCTGGCAGCCATGCGCCAGAACGCCGATGTGATTGTAATTGGCGAGATCCGCGACCCGGCCACCGCTTCGGCGGTGCTCAATGCGGTCTATACCGGCCACCTGGTGCTCTCGACCTTTGTCTCCAGCGATAGCAGCAGCGTGCTTAACCGGATGCTCGAGCTCTTCAGCCAGGGAGAGCGCAACATCAACCGGGTACTGCTGGCCGAAAGCCTCCTGGGCATCATCCACCAGCGCCTGGTGCCCACCACCGATGGCGAGCGGGTGCCCGTGACCGAGGTCATCACCATGACCCCCCGTATCCGCGAGGCCCTCAAGCAGCCCAGCCAGACCGACCGCCTGCGCGAAGTGCTGCGTGAACAGGGTCTGGAAGGCTACCAGAGCTTCGACGAAAGCCTGCTCTCCCTGTACAACAAGGGCCGGGTGGACTACCAGACGGCCCGCCTGTATGCTCAAAACCCCACCCAGCTTGAACTCGCCATCCTGCGCCAGTCCGATAACCAGGGCTTTGGGGACTGGGCCGATGAATAATTTGGAAATACGGCAGGGCTTTGCCCACCTTTGGTTCCGAACCAGCGAACCGGGGCCATGTACGGTATCTGTTCTACACGATAAAGTACAGACATGACGCCACACATCTCTGCTCCGTCCGGTGCCATTGCCGAGGCCGTTCTGCTCCCAGGAGACCCCCTGCGTGCCAAGTACATTGCCGAGAACTTTCTGGAAAACCCGGTGCTATACAACCAGGTTCGCAACATGTATGGCTATACCGGAACCTACAAGGGCAAACGGGTCAGTGTACAGGGCACCGGTATGGGCATTCCTTCGGCCAGCATCTACATCCACGAGCTCATTCAGTTTTACGGCTGCAAGACCCTGGTTCGGGTGGGCACGGCAGGGGCCATCACCGAACATCTGCGCCTGCGCGACCTGGTCATTGCCCAGGCAGCCTGTACCGACTCCTCCATCAACAACCTGCGCTTTGGAGGACAGAACTTTGCCCCCATCGCCGATTTTGAGCTGATGCGCCGGGCCTACGACCACGCCAAAGCCAAAGAAATGCCGGTGCGGGTGGGGAATGTGCTCTCGACCGACACTTTTTACCACGATCAGCCCGATGCCTACCGAATTTGGGCCCAGTTTGGGGTGTTGGCCGTGGAGATGGAGGCGGCGGGCCTATATACCCTGGCTGCCAAGTTTGGGGTGCAGGCCCTGGCTATTCTGACCATCAGCGACCATCTGATTACCCGCCAGCAAACCACCCCGC harbors:
- a CDS encoding PilT/PilU family type 4a pilus ATPase; protein product: MHFEEMLTLLVHKGASDIHLHVGMPVLARIGGELKTVSQSAITPEFTTSLAEKLCTPQQQARLRTFRQVDVAYSLPGLTRLRVNLFYQRGSISAVLHTLSSEDKDLSKVSLGREYLEFFRDQRRGLVLVTGPIGAGKSTTLARLVDEINTHHTRIIVTVEDPIEYLHRPKRSAVIQREIGSDAVSYEKALLAAMRQNADVIVIGEIRDPATASAVLNAVYTGHLVLSTFVSSDSSSVLNRMLELFSQGERNINRVLLAESLLGIIHQRLVPTTDGERVPVTEVITMTPRIREALKQPSQTDRLREVLREQGLEGYQSFDESLLSLYNKGRVDYQTARLYAQNPTQLELAILRQSDNQGFGDWADE
- the deoD gene encoding purine-nucleoside phosphorylase, with translation MTPHISAPSGAIAEAVLLPGDPLRAKYIAENFLENPVLYNQVRNMYGYTGTYKGKRVSVQGTGMGIPSASIYIHELIQFYGCKTLVRVGTAGAITEHLRLRDLVIAQAACTDSSINNLRFGGQNFAPIADFELMRRAYDHAKAKEMPVRVGNVLSTDTFYHDQPDAYRIWAQFGVLAVEMEAAGLYTLAAKFGVQALAILTISDHLITRQQTTPQERQETFNQMVEVALESL